The proteins below are encoded in one region of Methanomassiliicoccus luminyensis B10:
- a CDS encoding YbhB/YbcL family Raf kinase inhibitor-like protein, whose product MLEQHRAVERPDRDLEIEVEGGTMPSAETCEGPDYTPEVRINGLWAPYFALIMDDPSASEGGFTQWLMWNVQRTDRIPRNIPKSTEINFPIRAVQGRNSLGEIGYSGPCPPPGEVHEYNVRVYGLDEPLDLNPASAREALEKAMSGHIIQYGQTQVEYRLKREMKIASGSRL is encoded by the coding sequence ATGCTGGAGCAACATAGAGCCGTTGAACGGCCCGACCGCGACCTCGAGATCGAGGTGGAAGGCGGCACCATGCCGTCGGCGGAAACATGCGAAGGTCCGGATTATACTCCGGAAGTGAGGATCAATGGCCTGTGGGCGCCCTATTTCGCCCTTATAATGGACGACCCCTCGGCGTCGGAGGGCGGGTTCACCCAGTGGCTGATGTGGAACGTGCAGCGGACCGATCGGATCCCCCGCAACATCCCCAAGTCCACGGAGATCAATTTTCCGATAAGGGCGGTCCAGGGCCGCAACTCTCTCGGCGAGATCGGCTACAGCGGACCGTGCCCCCCTCCTGGGGAGGTGCACGAGTACAACGTCAGGGTGTACGGGCTCGATGAGCCGCTGGACCTCAATCCCGCTTCTGCCCGCGAGGCCCTGGAGAAGGCCATGTCTGGCCATATCATCCAATACGGTCAAACCCAGGTGGAGTACAGACTGAAGAGGGAGATGAAGATAGCCTCGGGGTCCCGGCTGTGA
- a CDS encoding PaaI family thioesterase — MSDSIPAAFGGDDIEERLKAMVQAPYAAHLNIETVSIGDGKAVVRMPVDGLTNALGAVHGGAIFSIADQAFALACNFSGDPQVGISASITYLKPARGDLEARARRIGENKSTSVYEVLVYDGDDLVATFQGIGYRLRKRSKS, encoded by the coding sequence ATGAGCGATTCCATTCCCGCCGCGTTCGGCGGCGATGATATCGAGGAGCGGCTGAAGGCCATGGTGCAAGCGCCCTACGCGGCGCATCTGAACATCGAGACCGTGAGCATCGGCGATGGCAAGGCGGTGGTGCGCATGCCGGTGGACGGTTTGACCAACGCCCTGGGCGCGGTGCACGGCGGCGCGATCTTCTCAATAGCGGACCAAGCTTTCGCCCTGGCATGCAATTTTTCGGGGGACCCTCAGGTGGGGATCAGCGCCAGCATAACTTATCTCAAGCCGGCCAGGGGAGACCTGGAGGCGAGAGCGAGAAGGATCGGAGAGAACAAGAGCACCTCGGTGTACGAGGTGCTGGTGTATGACGGCGACGATCTCGTCGCGACTTTCCAGGGCATCGGGTATCGCCTGAGGAAGAGGTCCAAAAGTTAG